One Candidatus Paceibacterota bacterium genomic window carries:
- a CDS encoding metalloregulator ArsR/SmtB family transcription factor yields the protein MKPKCCRNKESTAELGKAVEFLKVVAEENRMKILCMLRSGEKCVCDIWQFLDIPQNLTSHHLKVLKDFKLVEDRKEGLRVYYSINKKEVNKYNSLLNKFLQSYEK from the coding sequence ATGAAACCAAAATGCTGTCGCAATAAAGAATCAACTGCCGAACTCGGCAAGGCCGTTGAATTTCTAAAGGTCGTAGCCGAGGAAAACAGAATGAAAATACTATGTATGTTGAGATCGGGAGAAAAATGCGTCTGCGATATCTGGCAATTCCTTGATATCCCCCAAAACCTCACATCGCATCATTTAAAAGTCCTGAAAGATTTTAAATTAGTGGAGGATCGAAAAGAGGGCTTGAGAGTTTATTATTCAATCAACAAAAAAGAAGTTAATAAATATAATTCATTATTAAATAAATTTTTACAATCGTATGAAAAATAG
- a CDS encoding thioredoxin family protein, which yields MKNSDKIQVLGSGCPTCKKLFELTKQAVQELGIKTEVEYITDIQKIIEMGVMQSPVLAINGKPVMTGSVSDIEKIKELITKETTETTSENKPACSCGGNC from the coding sequence ATGAAAAATAGCGACAAAATTCAAGTTTTAGGTTCAGGATGTCCAACTTGCAAAAAACTTTTTGAACTAACGAAGCAAGCCGTTCAAGAATTAGGGATAAAAACAGAAGTGGAATATATCACCGACATTCAAAAAATAATTGAGATGGGCGTAATGCAAAGTCCGGTTTTGGCGATAAATGGCAAACCGGTAATGACCGGATCAGTGTCTGATATAGAAAAAATTAAAGAATTAATAACTAAAGAAACTACCGAGACAACATCGGAAAATAAACCTGCCTGCAGTTGCGGAGGTAATTGTTAA
- a CDS encoding permease, whose protein sequence is MDIFYPLQLFADWLSYSVFNLSSEAHLGTAVNFFIYDSLKILILLLIINYFMAVIRHYLPIEKLRDFLASRKWYGLDYFLAAIFGTITPFCSCSSIPLFIGFLEAGIPLGVTLSFLITSPLVNQVAVVLFAGLFGWKVTILYVISAILLGVIGGFILSKLKLEKHVADYVWNIKSKKIDIQNGKEKFSVLIRKFWHEGLDLTKKITPYVLLGIAVGAAIHGFIPTGFFEKYITAENLFAVPIATLVAVPMYANAVGVIPIMQSLVEKGIPLGTAMAFMMAVVGLSLPEALILKRVMKIKLLIYFFGITTLNIIIIGYLFNAFVK, encoded by the coding sequence ATGGATATTTTTTACCCACTACAATTATTTGCGGACTGGCTAAGTTATTCGGTCTTTAATCTAAGCTCGGAAGCTCATCTGGGAACGGCGGTTAATTTTTTTATTTATGATTCCCTGAAAATCCTCATTCTGCTTTTGATCATCAACTATTTCATGGCGGTTATTCGGCATTATTTGCCGATTGAAAAGCTTCGCGATTTTCTCGCTTCAAGGAAATGGTACGGATTGGATTATTTTTTGGCTGCGATCTTTGGAACAATCACGCCTTTCTGTTCCTGCTCTTCAATCCCTTTATTTATCGGATTTTTGGAAGCTGGTATACCGCTCGGAGTGACACTATCCTTTTTAATTACTTCACCATTGGTAAACCAAGTGGCGGTCGTTTTGTTTGCCGGACTTTTTGGCTGGAAAGTGACAATCCTATATGTTATCTCGGCAATTTTACTGGGCGTAATCGGTGGTTTTATATTGAGCAAGCTAAAACTGGAAAAACATGTGGCTGATTATGTCTGGAATATTAAAAGCAAAAAGATAGATATTCAAAATGGCAAGGAAAAATTCAGTGTACTGATCAGAAAGTTTTGGCATGAGGGGCTGGATTTGACTAAAAAAATAACGCCTTATGTGCTTTTAGGTATTGCGGTCGGGGCGGCGATACATGGCTTTATTCCGACTGGGTTTTTTGAAAAATACATAACAGCCGAAAATTTGTTTGCTGTTCCAATTGCTACGCTTGTTGCTGTTCCAATGTATGCCAATGCGGTCGGAGTAATACCGATAATGCAATCTCTCGTTGAAAAAGGTATCCCCCTGGGCACAGCTATGGCTTTTATGATGGCCGTAGTCGGGCTCTCGCTCCCCGAAGCGTTGATATTGAAACGAGTAATGAAAATTAAATTGCTGATTTATTTTTTTGGAATCACAACTTTAAATATAATCATAATCGGGTATTTATTTAATGCCTTTGTAAAATAA
- a CDS encoding nitrophenyl compound nitroreductase subunit ArsF family protein: MAVLAIASSGGSPKSSNATANIQNSQNNTANQGYSSRSQTAEKIEVVHFHATQQCWSCITVGEYALKTIKEKFPEEYKNGTIVFKDVNGELPENRDMVMKYRARGSSLYINAISSGSDNIEEDTAVWRLVTNEQQFLNYFESKLKKLLGKQ; the protein is encoded by the coding sequence TTGGCAGTTTTGGCTATTGCCAGTTCTGGCGGATCTCCAAAGTCTTCCAATGCGACTGCTAACATTCAAAATAGCCAAAATAATACGGCTAACCAAGGATATTCTTCAAGATCTCAAACTGCTGAAAAAATTGAGGTTGTTCATTTTCATGCTACCCAACAATGCTGGTCATGTATCACGGTTGGTGAATATGCTCTCAAAACAATCAAAGAAAAATTTCCGGAGGAATATAAAAACGGCACCATAGTTTTTAAGGATGTAAACGGTGAATTGCCAGAAAATAGGGACATGGTTATGAAATACCGTGCCAGAGGATCTTCTCTTTATATCAACGCTATAAGTTCCGGATCGGATAATATTGAGGAAGATACGGCTGTGTGGCGACTGGTTACCAATGAACAGCAGTTTTTGAATTATTTTGAGTCCAAGCTCAAGAAACTGCTCGGCAAACAATAA
- a CDS encoding aromatic aminobenezylarsenical efflux permease ArsG family transporter, whose amino-acid sequence MELINSLIDNYNIPVLSAFLLGVLTSISPCPLATNITAVAFISKDIKTPKHTILSGLFYTLGRGISYTLLATLIYFGLSSFQISRIFQGWGDKVLGPVLIVIGLAMFGVIKINLKNNSQTTEKIKLWLADKGYIGSLALGMLFAFAFCPYSGVLFFGVLIPLVLQSTGGLLLPPLFALGTGLPVIIFSVLIAFSMQAVGKAFQAVQKIEKWLRYGVASIFILTGIYYLQYLVKFLMNL is encoded by the coding sequence ATGGAGTTAATAAACAGTTTAATAGACAATTACAATATCCCCGTTTTGTCGGCATTTCTTTTAGGAGTGCTTACCTCTATAAGCCCCTGTCCTCTGGCGACCAATATCACAGCCGTTGCCTTTATCTCTAAAGACATCAAGACTCCGAAACATACGATCCTGTCTGGACTTTTTTATACTTTAGGTAGAGGTATAAGCTACACTTTACTGGCGACTTTGATTTATTTTGGCTTATCATCTTTTCAAATTTCTCGAATTTTTCAAGGTTGGGGTGATAAAGTTTTGGGTCCTGTCTTGATAGTTATTGGCTTAGCAATGTTTGGCGTTATAAAAATCAATTTGAAAAATAACAGTCAAACGACTGAGAAAATAAAATTGTGGCTGGCAGATAAGGGGTATATTGGATCTTTAGCCTTGGGAATGTTGTTTGCTTTTGCCTTTTGTCCTTACAGCGGAGTATTATTTTTCGGAGTCTTAATTCCGTTGGTTCTTCAATCTACCGGCGGTCTTTTGTTGCCTCCTCTTTTTGCCTTAGGCACAGGCTTGCCGGTGATTATCTTTTCCGTTCTTATAGCTTTTAGCATGCAAGCGGTCGGTAAAGCGTTCCAAGCGGTGCAGAAAATAGAAAAGTGGCTTCGGTATGGGGTGGCCTCAATTTTTATACTGACAGGAATTTATTATTTGCAGTACTTGGTCAAGTTTCTGATGAATTTATAA